A window of Haloarchaeobius litoreus contains these coding sequences:
- a CDS encoding ATP-dependent DNA helicase has protein sequence MRFFPYDAPYDNQRDAMQRIHTSLGRGQDVLFEGACGTGKTLSALVPALEYAREADKTVVITTDVHQQMRQFVEEARAITRKEPIRAVVFRGKASMCHIDVGYEECQVLRDNTRELVDARREAAELRERERELLAQAQTGEEAAMEARQAVVDELDSVEERATTISDEKNVCDNYRNNLTGDVEGFRAWLFDDVRTPDDVYDYAGERTMCGYELLKESMEGVDLVVCNYHHLLDPNIREQFFRWLGREPEDVITVFDEAHNVEGAARDHATRTLTEQTLDAALEELAESDDSRAERAENVLRPFRNALVETYEDSFGFGERERVGDDWVDVAVANEDRRDDLTLRFLQLYSGPGYKTDLEAAVTLGSDLDDAYEEAYKNGEATTRKESQTLQAAGFVGAWMREGTDEGLYPVASVRRDQGTDEVYGRAELYTCIPQDVTRDLFEEVHATVLMSATLRPFAVTADVLGLTEPVTMAFGLQFPPERRRTYAVSTPALFASARNDAEVQETVGSTLADAVEFTPGNTLVFTPNYAEAERYATRLRGETDATVYLDEPGTRAEDLRQRFTDDDDGVLLTSLWGTLAEGVSFDGDDARSVVVLGVPYPHLDDRAEAVQDAYGEAFGRSGERDAGWRYAVEIPTIRKTRQAIGRVIRSPEDFGVRILLDERYTAKSKGEMGKYSVRDTFPVEERDEMLDLQPEKLKFAMLNFYQDMDGYDGEPPRP, from the coding sequence ATGCGGTTCTTCCCGTACGACGCGCCCTACGACAACCAGCGGGACGCGATGCAGCGCATCCACACCTCCCTGGGACGGGGACAGGACGTGCTGTTCGAGGGTGCCTGTGGTACCGGGAAGACGCTCTCGGCGCTGGTCCCAGCGCTGGAGTACGCACGCGAGGCGGACAAGACGGTCGTCATCACGACCGACGTCCACCAGCAGATGCGCCAGTTCGTCGAGGAGGCACGCGCCATCACCCGCAAGGAGCCGATCCGCGCGGTCGTCTTCCGCGGGAAGGCCTCGATGTGCCACATCGACGTTGGCTACGAGGAGTGCCAGGTGCTGCGTGACAACACCCGCGAACTCGTCGACGCGCGGCGCGAGGCCGCGGAGCTGCGCGAGCGCGAGCGCGAGCTGCTCGCACAGGCCCAGACGGGCGAGGAAGCCGCCATGGAGGCGCGGCAGGCGGTCGTGGACGAGCTCGACAGCGTCGAGGAGCGCGCGACCACCATCTCCGACGAGAAGAACGTCTGCGACAACTACCGGAACAACCTCACCGGCGACGTGGAGGGCTTCCGCGCGTGGCTGTTCGACGACGTGCGCACGCCGGACGACGTGTACGACTACGCGGGCGAGCGGACGATGTGCGGCTACGAGCTGCTGAAGGAGTCGATGGAGGGCGTCGACCTCGTCGTCTGCAACTACCACCACCTGCTCGACCCGAACATCCGGGAGCAGTTCTTCCGGTGGCTCGGCCGCGAGCCCGAGGACGTCATCACCGTCTTCGACGAGGCGCACAACGTCGAGGGCGCGGCCCGGGACCACGCCACGCGGACGCTCACCGAGCAGACGCTCGACGCGGCACTGGAGGAGCTGGCGGAGAGCGACGACAGCCGCGCGGAGCGCGCCGAGAACGTCCTCCGGCCGTTCAGGAACGCGCTCGTGGAGACGTACGAGGACTCCTTTGGCTTCGGCGAGCGCGAGCGCGTCGGCGACGACTGGGTGGACGTGGCCGTCGCCAACGAGGACAGGCGCGACGACCTCACGCTCCGGTTCCTCCAGCTCTACAGCGGCCCGGGCTACAAGACCGACCTCGAAGCGGCGGTGACGCTCGGCTCGGACCTCGACGACGCCTACGAGGAGGCGTACAAGAACGGCGAGGCGACGACCCGCAAGGAGTCACAGACGCTGCAGGCGGCGGGCTTCGTCGGCGCGTGGATGCGCGAGGGCACCGACGAGGGCCTCTACCCGGTCGCCTCGGTCCGTCGCGACCAGGGAACCGACGAGGTCTACGGGCGCGCCGAGCTCTACACCTGCATCCCGCAGGACGTCACCCGGGACCTGTTCGAGGAGGTCCACGCGACGGTGCTGATGAGCGCGACTTTGCGCCCCTTCGCCGTCACCGCCGACGTGCTCGGGCTGACCGAGCCGGTGACGATGGCGTTCGGGCTCCAGTTCCCGCCGGAGCGCCGGCGCACCTACGCCGTCTCGACCCCGGCGCTGTTCGCCAGCGCCCGCAACGACGCCGAGGTGCAGGAGACCGTCGGCTCGACGCTCGCCGACGCGGTCGAGTTCACGCCGGGCAACACGCTCGTCTTCACGCCGAACTACGCGGAGGCCGAGCGCTACGCGACCCGGCTCCGCGGCGAGACCGACGCGACGGTGTACCTCGACGAGCCGGGCACGCGCGCCGAGGACCTCCGCCAGCGGTTCACCGACGACGACGACGGCGTCCTCCTCACGTCGCTCTGGGGCACCCTCGCGGAGGGCGTCAGCTTCGACGGCGACGACGCCCGGAGCGTGGTCGTCCTCGGCGTCCCCTACCCCCACCTCGACGACCGCGCCGAGGCCGTCCAGGACGCCTACGGCGAGGCGTTCGGCCGCAGCGGCGAGCGCGACGCCGGCTGGCGCTACGCCGTCGAGATCCCCACCATCAGGAAGACCAGACAGGCCATCGGCCGTGTCATCCGCTCGCCCGAGGACTTCGGGGTGCGCATCCTGCTCGACGAGCGCTACACCGCCAAGAGCAAGGGCGAGATGGGCAAGTACAGCGTCCGCGATACGTTCCCGGTGGAGGAGCGCGACGAGATGCTGGACCTGCAGCCGGAGAAGCTGAAGTTCGCGATGCTGAACTTCTATCAGGACATGGACGGGTACGACGGCGAGCCGCCGCGGCCGTGA
- a CDS encoding DUF7859 family protein has translation MQTPVPAQVSGFFDDPFTLFVVVVLLALIFFFYLLFRRTLLGFKEGMEKGSGKN, from the coding sequence ATGCAGACACCCGTCCCCGCACAGGTCAGCGGCTTCTTCGACGACCCGTTCACGCTGTTCGTCGTCGTCGTGCTGCTCGCGCTCATCTTCTTCTTCTACCTGCTGTTCCGGCGCACCCTCCTCGGCTTCAAGGAGGGCATGGAGAAGGGCTCCGGGAAGAACTAG
- a CDS encoding threonine aldolase family protein has protein sequence MIDLRSDTVTKPDEAMREAAATAPVGDDVYEEDPTVNELEAEAADLVGMEDALFVPTGTMGNQVAVRTHTDRGQEVLSGRESHVVKWELGGMAQLSSLQVRTFDGGERGVPTPEQVREGYVAEDLHRPGTGLLTLENTHNSKGGVAITAEEIAAAASAAHDLDVPVHLDGARVFNAAVSLGVPASDLTDPVDSVMFCLSKGLGAPVGSILAGSAEFIERARRNRKLFGGGMRQAGIIAGPGLQALGNVERLAEDHENARTLAAGLDALDGLSAAEPDTNIVLVDTTESGLTAEAFLDRCGDEDVLGSAFGEYVVRFCTHWDVDEAAVERAVERVASVL, from the coding sequence ATGATCGACCTACGCAGCGACACGGTCACGAAGCCGGACGAGGCGATGCGCGAGGCGGCCGCGACGGCCCCCGTCGGCGACGACGTGTACGAGGAGGACCCGACGGTGAACGAGCTCGAAGCCGAGGCGGCGGACCTCGTGGGCATGGAGGACGCGCTGTTCGTCCCCACGGGGACGATGGGCAACCAGGTCGCGGTGCGCACGCACACCGACCGCGGGCAGGAGGTGCTCTCGGGGCGCGAGAGCCACGTCGTGAAGTGGGAGCTCGGTGGGATGGCGCAGCTCTCCTCGCTGCAGGTTCGCACCTTCGACGGCGGCGAGCGCGGCGTGCCGACGCCCGAGCAGGTGCGCGAGGGCTACGTCGCGGAGGACCTCCACCGACCAGGGACCGGACTCCTGACGCTGGAGAACACGCACAACTCGAAGGGTGGGGTGGCCATCACGGCCGAGGAGATCGCGGCGGCGGCGTCGGCCGCACACGACCTCGACGTGCCGGTGCACCTCGACGGCGCGCGGGTGTTCAACGCGGCCGTCTCCCTCGGCGTGCCGGCGAGCGACCTGACCGACCCCGTCGATTCGGTGATGTTCTGTCTCTCGAAGGGACTCGGTGCGCCGGTCGGCTCCATCCTCGCGGGCTCGGCCGAGTTCATCGAGCGGGCACGGCGGAACCGGAAGCTGTTCGGCGGCGGGATGCGACAGGCGGGCATCATCGCAGGGCCGGGGCTGCAGGCGCTCGGGAACGTCGAGCGGCTGGCCGAGGACCACGAGAACGCGCGGACGCTGGCGGCGGGACTGGACGCGCTCGACGGGCTGTCGGCGGCCGAGCCGGACACGAACATCGTGCTCGTGGACACGACGGAGAGCGGCCTGACCGCGGAGGCGTTCCTCGACCGCTGTGGGGACGAGGACGTGCTGGGCTCGGCGTTCGGCGAGTACGTCGTCCGGTTCTGTACGCACTGGGACGTGGACGAGGCGGCCGTGGAGAGGGCGGTCGAACGGGTCGCGTCGGTGCTCTAG
- a CDS encoding lysylphosphatidylglycerol synthase transmembrane domain-containing protein, which produces MSGTSGGAFGDLFGRRTLAKMGVGFAISLLLVYLLGTAVGWERTLDQLARADPVWVAAGCLSTFLCLAAWGRAWQIVLAVGGVEVPYRKLVVTYFAATFANYVTPFGQAGGEPFIAYVLSRDTDADYEQSLASVVTADLLNLLPFFNFAAVGTAYLVVQTSLGDTETVGNLVLVLGLLAVSIPLLVWFGWRHRWAVEGLVVRLVRPVARVTSRVSVDGTRERIERFYGSVEDIASEPRELARALGYSYVGWLFFTLPMVAALRAVDASMRLLLVFFIVPASTIAGLVPTPGGLGAVEGALTGLLVEIGRLPADTAFAVTTLYRLESFVFALVVGGIAALWVTARV; this is translated from the coding sequence GTGAGCGGGACATCTGGTGGGGCGTTCGGGGACCTGTTCGGTCGCAGGACGCTCGCGAAGATGGGGGTGGGCTTTGCCATCTCGCTGCTGCTCGTCTACCTCCTCGGGACCGCGGTCGGCTGGGAGCGCACCCTCGACCAGCTCGCGCGGGCCGACCCCGTCTGGGTCGCCGCCGGCTGTCTCTCGACGTTCCTGTGTCTGGCGGCGTGGGGACGTGCGTGGCAGATCGTCCTCGCCGTCGGCGGCGTCGAGGTCCCGTACCGGAAGCTCGTGGTCACCTACTTCGCCGCGACGTTCGCGAACTACGTCACCCCGTTCGGGCAGGCCGGGGGCGAGCCGTTCATCGCCTACGTGCTCTCGCGGGACACCGACGCGGACTACGAGCAGAGCCTCGCGAGCGTCGTCACCGCCGACCTGCTCAACCTGCTCCCGTTCTTCAACTTCGCGGCGGTCGGGACGGCGTACCTCGTGGTCCAGACCTCGCTCGGCGACACCGAGACCGTCGGGAACCTCGTGCTCGTGCTGGGGCTGCTCGCGGTGAGCATCCCCCTCCTCGTCTGGTTCGGCTGGCGGCACCGCTGGGCCGTCGAGGGGCTCGTCGTCAGGCTCGTCCGACCCGTCGCCCGCGTCACCAGCCGGGTGAGCGTCGACGGCACCCGCGAGCGTATCGAGCGGTTCTACGGCTCCGTCGAGGACATCGCCAGCGAGCCCCGGGAGCTCGCCCGGGCGCTCGGCTACTCCTACGTCGGCTGGCTGTTCTTCACGCTCCCGATGGTCGCCGCGCTCCGGGCGGTCGACGCGAGCATGCGACTGCTGCTCGTCTTCTTCATCGTCCCGGCGAGCACCATCGCTGGCCTGGTGCCGACGCCGGGCGGGCTGGGCGCGGTCGAGGGCGCGCTCACGGGCCTGCTCGTCGAGATCGGGCGGCTCCCGGCGGACACGGCGTTCGCGGTGACGACGCTCTACCGCCTGGAGAGCTTCGTGTTCGCGCTGGTGGTCGGTGGTATCGCGGCGCTGTGGGTGACCGCGCGGGTGTGA
- a CDS encoding DUF7130 family rubredoxin-like protein, which produces MSQQDEKPRISFGAGIYTEDGTKVGHVRGFDEHGFQVTAEDGIEGLSIEHHRAGHEFGEGELMWRCWECGEMGKLDSDIPDECPNCGTEKEDIYYWTED; this is translated from the coding sequence ATGAGCCAGCAAGACGAGAAGCCACGCATCAGCTTCGGCGCGGGCATCTACACCGAGGACGGCACGAAGGTCGGGCACGTCCGCGGCTTCGACGAACACGGCTTCCAGGTGACCGCGGAGGACGGCATCGAGGGGCTGAGCATCGAGCACCACCGCGCCGGCCACGAGTTCGGCGAGGGCGAGCTGATGTGGCGCTGCTGGGAGTGCGGCGAGATGGGCAAGCTCGACAGCGACATCCCCGACGAGTGCCCGAACTGCGGCACCGAGAAGGAGGACATCTACTACTGGACCGAGGACTGA
- a CDS encoding ketopantoate reductase family protein, with amino-acid sequence MRIVVYGAGSLGSLLGGLLQTGGHDVVLVGRDPHVTTVRSDGLRVETPDGTETVHPDATTDGADLTAELALVTVKAFDTDTAAADLATGTFDAVCSLQNGMGNEATLAAEVDCPVYAGTVTYGAILHKAGRVECTGVGEVVVGSPEGGAGPVDDLLERALVGGNLAAAVVDDMPRRLWEKLAVNAGINTVTALTRSENGALLDGTASGLARDAARETARVARGHDVSLSNREAVAAVESVAETTAANTSSMLQDVESGRRTEVDAITGYVVDRAGEIRDADVAVPVCETTTRLLRAWEEARGLR; translated from the coding sequence ATGCGAATCGTCGTCTACGGCGCGGGCAGTCTCGGTAGCCTCCTCGGCGGCCTCCTCCAGACCGGTGGACACGACGTGGTCCTCGTCGGCCGGGACCCCCACGTCACCACCGTCCGGTCGGATGGCCTCCGGGTCGAGACCCCCGACGGGACGGAGACCGTCCACCCCGACGCGACGACCGACGGAGCCGACCTGACAGCCGAGCTCGCACTCGTGACGGTGAAGGCGTTCGACACCGACACTGCCGCGGCCGACCTCGCCACGGGCACCTTCGACGCGGTCTGCTCGCTCCAGAACGGGATGGGCAACGAGGCGACGCTCGCAGCCGAGGTCGACTGCCCGGTCTACGCCGGCACGGTCACCTACGGGGCCATCCTCCACAAGGCCGGCCGCGTCGAGTGCACGGGCGTCGGCGAGGTCGTCGTCGGCTCCCCCGAGGGCGGTGCGGGGCCGGTCGACGACCTGCTCGAACGCGCGCTCGTCGGGGGGAACCTCGCCGCCGCGGTCGTCGACGACATGCCACGCCGGCTCTGGGAGAAGCTCGCGGTCAACGCCGGCATCAACACCGTCACCGCACTCACCCGGAGCGAGAACGGTGCCCTCCTCGACGGCACCGCCAGCGGGCTCGCGCGCGACGCCGCCCGCGAGACCGCCCGCGTCGCCCGCGGTCACGACGTGTCCCTGTCGAACCGCGAGGCCGTCGCCGCGGTCGAGTCCGTCGCCGAGACCACCGCCGCGAACACCTCCTCGATGCTGCAGGACGTCGAATCGGGCCGCCGGACCGAGGTCGACGCCATCACCGGCTACGTCGTCGACCGCGCCGGCGAGATCCGGGACGCCGACGTTGCCGTTCCCGTTTGCGAGACGACGACCCGGCTTCTCAGGGCGTGGGAGGAGGCGCGGGGCCTCAGGTGA
- a CDS encoding antibiotic biosynthesis monooxygenase family protein, whose product MYLVTFRLDPGEYDAEFHELNDAIQAVAEDTEGYLGKRTWHAPESEEVLVVYYWESLDGLESFGADATHERAKQRWTEWYDAYEVTVTEVLEAYGSGFGDDADPPA is encoded by the coding sequence ATGTACCTGGTTACGTTCCGCCTCGATCCAGGGGAGTACGACGCGGAGTTCCACGAACTGAACGATGCGATACAGGCGGTTGCCGAGGACACGGAGGGATACCTGGGCAAGCGGACGTGGCATGCCCCGGAGAGCGAGGAGGTTCTCGTCGTGTACTACTGGGAGTCGTTGGACGGGCTCGAGTCGTTCGGAGCAGATGCTACCCACGAACGGGCGAAGCAACGGTGGACAGAGTGGTACGATGCGTACGAGGTCACTGTCACAGAGGTCCTCGAAGCGTACGGGAGTGGGTTCGGTGACGACGCAGATCCACCCGCGTAG
- a CDS encoding NifU family protein — MSTETQGGDDLEERVTNFLRRNFPQIQMHGGSAAIQDLDRETGEVTILLGGACSGCGISPMTIQAIKSRMVKEIPEIEQVHADTGMDGGGHGGGGGGMSPSFPGETVDDDDGEEDEGPQAPF; from the coding sequence ATGAGCACCGAGACACAGGGCGGCGACGACCTGGAGGAGCGCGTCACGAACTTCCTCCGTCGCAACTTCCCGCAGATCCAGATGCACGGCGGCAGTGCGGCCATCCAGGACCTCGACCGGGAGACCGGCGAGGTCACCATCCTGCTGGGCGGTGCCTGCTCCGGCTGCGGTATCTCCCCGATGACCATACAGGCGATCAAGAGCCGCATGGTCAAGGAGATACCCGAGATCGAGCAGGTCCACGCCGACACCGGCATGGACGGCGGCGGCCACGGCGGCGGCGGTGGTGGCATGTCCCCCTCGTTCCCCGGCGAGACCGTCGACGACGACGACGGCGAGGAGGACGAAGGTCCGCAGGCCCCGTTCTGA
- a CDS encoding ArsR/SmtB family transcription factor, translated as MADLLPSSPDTSAADDAEPRVIGLDSDDADDLIGALSSSTAREVLTALHDEPATPSQLADAVDTSLQNTQYHLEKLKDADIIEVVDTAYSAKGREMKVYAPADQPLVVFAGGSEQSTGLKAAISRLLGAFGLLAVGSLFVQQTLGGGLGSFFDFGGGGTPPDGVPLPPEGTETVASNPNDTATTTAVETTTTVTRVVADTAGATVSPGLAFLLGGTVILAAGFAYWYTANR; from the coding sequence ATGGCGGACCTGTTGCCCTCCTCTCCGGATACGTCGGCCGCCGACGACGCGGAGCCGCGCGTCATCGGACTCGACAGCGACGACGCCGACGACCTCATCGGGGCTCTCTCCTCGTCGACGGCGCGTGAGGTGCTGACTGCACTCCACGACGAACCGGCGACACCATCCCAGCTCGCCGACGCGGTCGACACCTCCCTCCAGAACACGCAGTACCACCTGGAGAAGCTGAAGGACGCCGACATCATCGAGGTCGTCGACACGGCGTACTCCGCGAAGGGACGGGAGATGAAGGTGTACGCGCCGGCCGACCAGCCGCTCGTCGTCTTCGCCGGCGGTTCGGAGCAGTCGACCGGGCTGAAGGCGGCGATCTCCCGTCTGCTCGGTGCCTTCGGGCTCCTCGCGGTGGGGTCGCTGTTCGTCCAGCAGACGCTCGGTGGCGGACTCGGCTCGTTCTTCGACTTCGGCGGCGGTGGGACGCCTCCCGACGGGGTTCCGCTCCCTCCCGAGGGGACCGAGACGGTCGCGAGCAACCCGAACGATACGGCGACAACCACGGCCGTCGAGACGACGACGACGGTGACACGCGTCGTGGCCGACACGGCGGGCGCGACGGTCTCACCCGGACTGGCGTTCCTGCTTGGCGGGACGGTCATCCTCGCCGCGGGCTTCGCCTACTGGTACACGGCGAACCGGTAG
- a CDS encoding cation diffusion facilitator family transporter, protein MASSKSVVIAALFANGAIAILKFVGYLLTGSPAMLSETYHSVSDTGNQVFLLVGIRYSGKEASRSHPFGYGKAQFFYAFLVSVLLFGIAGWESATHGYDAIVHPHEPTVTDPTLFGVTFPAVWVNYGVLLGAIVFETYALAKANKALTLQMEKHDWASYREAFRKTSDVTTLTAFTEDTIAMAGAGIALFGVYLTNVTGNQIYDAVSALLIGLLLMFFAIALAWENKRLLLGESLAADEESDLRKAVREGEGVVSVNDFRTVYFGPGRLVVTADVSFEGDLDTEEIDDAISAIEAKLKELDSAVKTVYIEPETKLDGGSGTDATSA, encoded by the coding sequence ATGGCCTCGAGCAAGTCAGTCGTCATCGCCGCACTCTTCGCCAACGGGGCGATCGCGATACTGAAGTTCGTCGGGTACCTCCTGACGGGGAGCCCGGCGATGCTGTCCGAGACGTACCACTCGGTCTCCGACACCGGCAACCAGGTGTTCCTGCTGGTCGGCATCCGCTACTCCGGCAAGGAGGCGAGCCGGAGCCACCCCTTCGGCTACGGGAAGGCACAGTTCTTCTATGCCTTCCTCGTCAGCGTGCTGCTGTTCGGCATCGCGGGCTGGGAGTCAGCCACGCACGGCTACGACGCCATCGTGCACCCCCACGAACCGACGGTGACGGACCCGACCCTGTTCGGCGTCACCTTCCCCGCGGTCTGGGTGAACTACGGCGTGCTCCTCGGGGCCATCGTCTTCGAGACGTACGCGCTGGCGAAGGCGAACAAGGCACTCACGCTCCAGATGGAGAAACACGACTGGGCGAGCTACCGCGAGGCGTTCCGGAAGACCAGCGACGTGACCACCCTCACCGCGTTCACCGAGGACACCATCGCGATGGCCGGTGCCGGCATCGCACTGTTCGGCGTCTACCTCACGAACGTGACCGGGAACCAGATATACGACGCCGTCTCGGCGCTGCTCATCGGGCTCCTGCTCATGTTCTTCGCGATCGCACTCGCCTGGGAGAACAAGCGCCTCCTGCTCGGCGAGTCCCTGGCCGCTGACGAGGAGTCCGACCTCCGGAAGGCCGTCCGTGAGGGTGAGGGTGTCGTCTCCGTCAACGACTTCCGGACCGTCTACTTCGGTCCCGGTCGACTCGTCGTCACCGCGGACGTCTCGTTCGAGGGCGACCTCGACACCGAGGAGATCGACGACGCCATCAGCGCCATCGAGGCGAAGCTGAAGGAGCTCGACAGCGCGGTGAAGACGGTGTACATCGAGCCGGAGACGAAACTCGACGGCGGCTCGGGTACCGACGCGACGTCGGCGTAG
- a CDS encoding cold-shock protein: MANGNVDFFNDTGGYGFIETEDADEDVFFHMEDVGGPDLEEGQEIEFDIEDAPKGPRATNVVRN; encoded by the coding sequence ATGGCAAACGGTAACGTTGACTTCTTCAACGACACAGGCGGCTACGGTTTCATCGAGACTGAGGATGCGGACGAGGACGTTTTCTTCCACATGGAGGACGTTGGCGGTCCGGACCTCGAAGAGGGACAGGAGATCGAGTTCGACATTGAGGACGCCCCCAAGGGCCCCCGCGCGACGAACGTCGTCCGTAACTAA
- a CDS encoding sulfatase, which yields MNPTAGQNVLFVVMDTVRKDHLSVYGYDRPTTPGLEAFASEAAVYEGAVAQAPWTLPVHASLFTGLYPSQHGASQENPYLEGATTLAETLSDTHRTACYSSNAWITPYTHLTDGFDDQDNFFEVMPGEFLSGPIARAWKAMNDSPTLRRVADWMVSVGNTIHEYTASGEGADSKTPQVVDRTQEFVAEAEADGENWFQFINLMDAHLPYHPPEEYRAEFAPGVDSTAVCQNSKEYNSGARDIDADEWADIQGLYDAEIRHIDAELTRLFDWLQADGLWEDTLVVVCADHGELFGEHGLYGHEFCIYDPLVNVPCMVKHPDLDPGRYDRQFELLDLYHTVLDHADVENAGGDGVDLDPTRSLLDDAHGDREGGEYAFVEYSRPVVELKQLEGKAADAGIELDEDSRFYSRMRAARRTDGKYIRNERIPDEFYRVDEDPGETDDRLGEGDPVEAEVESALDAFEERVADEWDGGPSTDASDGELDEMSDTAKERLQDLGYME from the coding sequence ATGAACCCCACAGCCGGGCAGAACGTCCTCTTCGTCGTGATGGACACGGTCCGGAAGGACCACCTGTCCGTCTACGGGTACGACCGCCCGACGACGCCCGGTCTGGAGGCGTTCGCGTCGGAGGCGGCCGTCTACGAGGGTGCCGTCGCGCAGGCACCGTGGACGCTGCCGGTCCACGCCTCGCTGTTCACCGGGCTGTACCCGAGCCAGCACGGGGCGAGTCAGGAGAACCCGTATCTGGAGGGTGCGACGACGCTCGCGGAGACGCTCTCGGATACCCACCGGACGGCGTGTTACTCCTCGAACGCGTGGATCACGCCCTACACCCACCTCACCGACGGCTTCGACGACCAGGACAACTTCTTCGAGGTGATGCCCGGCGAGTTCCTCTCCGGCCCCATCGCCCGTGCCTGGAAGGCGATGAACGACAGCCCGACCCTGCGGCGGGTCGCCGACTGGATGGTCTCGGTCGGCAACACCATCCACGAGTACACCGCCTCGGGCGAGGGCGCGGACTCGAAGACCCCGCAGGTCGTCGACCGCACGCAGGAGTTCGTCGCCGAGGCCGAGGCCGACGGCGAGAACTGGTTCCAGTTCATCAACCTGATGGACGCCCACCTGCCGTACCACCCGCCCGAGGAGTACCGCGCGGAGTTCGCCCCCGGCGTCGATTCGACGGCGGTGTGCCAGAACTCGAAGGAGTACAACTCCGGGGCGCGCGACATCGACGCCGACGAGTGGGCGGACATCCAGGGCCTGTACGACGCCGAGATTCGCCACATCGACGCGGAGCTCACCCGGCTGTTCGACTGGCTGCAGGCCGATGGGCTCTGGGAGGACACGCTCGTCGTCGTCTGTGCGGACCACGGCGAGCTGTTCGGCGAGCACGGCCTCTACGGCCACGAGTTCTGCATCTACGACCCGCTCGTGAACGTCCCCTGCATGGTCAAGCACCCCGACCTCGACCCGGGCCGCTACGACCGGCAGTTCGAGCTGCTCGACCTCTACCACACCGTGCTCGACCACGCGGACGTCGAGAACGCGGGCGGCGACGGCGTCGACCTCGACCCCACGCGGTCGCTGCTCGACGACGCACACGGCGACCGCGAGGGTGGCGAGTACGCCTTCGTGGAGTACTCCCGGCCGGTCGTCGAGCTCAAGCAGCTGGAGGGGAAGGCGGCCGACGCCGGCATCGAGCTGGACGAGGACTCCCGGTTCTACTCCCGGATGCGCGCCGCCCGCCGCACGGACGGCAAGTACATCCGGAACGAGCGCATCCCCGACGAGTTCTACCGCGTCGACGAGGACCCCGGCGAGACCGACGACCGGCTCGGCGAGGGGGACCCCGTCGAGGCGGAGGTCGAGTCCGCCCTCGACGCGTTCGAGGAGCGCGTCGCCGACGAGTGGGACGGCGGCCCCTCGACCGACGCGAGCGACGGCGAGCTCGACGAGATGAGCGACACCGCGAAGGAACGGTTACAGGACCTCGGGTACATGGAGTAG
- a CDS encoding metallophosphoesterase, which translates to MLVVVSDTHSHTGHALTGRTREAVENADLVVHAGDFVSPDVLDAFYEVAPELRAVHGNADAPAVIERLPTARVVDYEGVRIAVTHRRSGGATGLRMFGREKGADLVVSGHTHRPTVVETDDVTLLNPGSHAQPRGNRPGHAELEPTDGGLSGRIVQPDGTLIEEFSVPAGGRDAQD; encoded by the coding sequence ATGCTCGTCGTCGTCTCCGATACGCACTCCCACACGGGCCACGCGCTGACCGGCCGGACCCGCGAGGCCGTCGAGAACGCCGACCTCGTCGTCCACGCGGGCGACTTCGTCTCGCCCGACGTGCTCGACGCGTTCTACGAGGTCGCCCCGGAGCTCCGGGCCGTCCACGGCAACGCCGACGCCCCAGCGGTCATCGAGCGGCTCCCGACCGCCCGCGTCGTCGACTACGAAGGCGTCCGCATCGCGGTGACACACCGCCGCAGCGGCGGCGCGACCGGCCTGCGGATGTTCGGTCGCGAGAAGGGCGCGGACCTCGTCGTCTCCGGGCACACGCACCGGCCGACCGTCGTCGAGACGGACGACGTGACCCTGCTGAACCCCGGCAGTCACGCCCAGCCGCGCGGGAACCGGCCCGGGCACGCCGAGCTCGAACCGACCGACGGCGGTCTCTCGGGTCGGATCGTCCAGCCCGACGGCACGCTCATCGAGGAGTTCTCGGTGCCGGCGGGCGGTCGCGACGCACAGGACTGA